ATCAGCGAAGTCGATGTCGAAGCGATCCTGTCGGCTGAGGCGGCCAATGCCGGCCAGCCGCTCAACTGGCGTACCTCGATCGTGGACCTGATGAAGCTGCTCGGCATCGACCCGAGCCTCGACAACCGCAAGGAGCTGGCGAAGGAGCTCGGCTATACCGGCGAACTCAACGGCAGCGCCGAGATGAACATCTGGCTGCACAAGGCGGTGATGCGCGAACTCGCGGCCAACGGCGGCCGGGTGCCCGCGGACCTCACCGACTGATCAACGGCCCATAGTTTTCGACGGGGGTCGGGCAAGCCTTGTGCTTCCCGGCCCCTTTTCGTTGACCGGCGCGCGGGCGTGCCTAGACAGGTTTCACAAGAAACAAAGTCGCAAGGGAGCGCCGACGTGCACGACAGACTTTCCACCCCGATAAGCCGCCGCCACACGCTTGCCAGCCTTGGCGCGGGCGCCGCCGGGCTGGCGATGGCCGGCCCGGCCGCGGCGCTGGAGACCGCCGCGCCGAAAAACGACGCGCAGAAGCTGCTCGACTCGGTGGCCGACAATCTGCTCGCCCATTCGCCCGAGGGGGCGACCTCGCTCGGCATCGACACCGGCGACCGCGCCGCGATGCGCGCCAAGCTCGGCGACCGCTCGCCGGCGGGGCTGGCGGCGCTCGCCGGGACGCTGAAGGCCGACCTCGCCCGCGTCCGCGCCGTCGATACCGGCGGGCTCGACCATGCGACGCGCACCAGCCTCGCCGTCGTCGAAAGCGCCTACGGCGTCGCGCTCGACGGCTTCGCCCTGCCCTATGGCGATGTCGCGGTCGGCGGCTGGCGCAACACGCCCTATGTCGTGATCCAGAATGTCGGCGCCTATCTCGACGTGCCGAAATTCCTTGACAGCGACCATCCGGTGAAGAGCGCCGCCGATGCCGAGGCCTATTTGTCGCGCCTCAACGCCTTTCCCGCCGTGCTCGACGGCGAGACCGAACGGCTGAAGGCCGCGGGCGCGCAAGGGCTGATCGCCCCCGCCTTCCTGATCGACAAGGCGGTCAAGCAGATGGAAGCGAGCCTTGCCGACGCCAAGGCGGGCGGGTCGATGGTCGAAAGCCTCGTTCGCCGCGCCGGCGAAGCGAAGATCGCCGGCGACTGGGACGCCCGGTCGGCAAAGATCGTCGAGGGCCCGGTCGCCGCTGCGCTCGAACGCCAGCTCGCCGAACTGAAAGCGCAGCGGCCGAAGGCGGTGATGGACGCCGGCATGTGGGCGCGGCCGGGCGGCGACGAATTCTATGCCTGGGCGCTTCGCGCCTCGACGACGACGCGGATGACCCCCGACGAGGTCCATGCGATGGGCCGCGCCGAACTTGCCGAACTCCATGGGCGGATGGACCCGATCCTGAACAAGCTTGGCTACACGCAAGGATCGGTCGGCGACCGGATGAACGCGCTCGCCAAGGACCCCAAATATAAATTCCCCGACAATGATGCCGGGCGCGCCGAGATCGTCGCCTATATCCAGACCTGGCTCGGCAAAATCCGCGCCGAACTGCCGCGCGCTTTCCGCACGCTGGTCAAGGGCAATGTCGAAGTGAAGCGGCTGCCGTTGGCCGAGGAACCCGGCGCGCCGGCCGCCTATGGCGGCGCAGGGTCGATCGATGGATCGACCCCCGGCCGGATGTGGATCAACCTGCGCACGACAGAGCTCCACAGCAAATATTCGCTTCCCGACCTCACGATGCACGAGGCGATCCCCGGCCATGCCTGGCAGGGCGAATATGCGAACAAGATGCCGCTCATCCGCACGATGCTGGCATTTAACGCCTATTCGGAAGGCTGGGGGCTCTATGCCGAGCAGCTTGCTGACGAACTGGGCCTGTACGACGATTTCGAGGTCGGCCGGCTCGGCTATCTGCAGTCGCTGGCTTTCCGCGCCTGCCGCCTCGTCGTCGACACCGGCATCCACGCCAAGCGCTGGACGCGCGAGCAAGGCGTCGAATTCTTCGTCAAGGAGAATGGCTCGAACCCGCTCGAGGTCGCGAGCGAGGTCGATCGTTATTGCAGCTGGGTCGGGCAGGCGTGCGGATACAAGGTCGGCCATAGCGAGATCGTCCGCCAGCGCGGCCGCGCGCAGACGGCGCTGGGCGCGAAATACGACCTGCGCGATTTCGACAATGTCGTCGTCGACGGCGGCAATGTGCCGCTCGACGTGCTCGCCAAGAATGTCGACGAATATATCGCGAAAGGCGGGGCGAAGGCGTGATCCGGCCGATTGCGGCCGCGCTGGCGGCGCTGCTGTCGGGCAATGCCGCCCATG
The Sphingopyxis macrogoltabida genome window above contains:
- a CDS encoding DUF3597 domain-containing protein, producing MSIFGKIKDAIFGKKAQAAEPAAPATPAAGSVGAALDAATSAMASASAAPAPISEVDVEAILSAEAANAGQPLNWRTSIVDLMKLLGIDPSLDNRKELAKELGYTGELNGSAEMNIWLHKAVMRELAANGGRVPADLTD
- a CDS encoding DUF885 domain-containing protein, yielding MHDRLSTPISRRHTLASLGAGAAGLAMAGPAAALETAAPKNDAQKLLDSVADNLLAHSPEGATSLGIDTGDRAAMRAKLGDRSPAGLAALAGTLKADLARVRAVDTGGLDHATRTSLAVVESAYGVALDGFALPYGDVAVGGWRNTPYVVIQNVGAYLDVPKFLDSDHPVKSAADAEAYLSRLNAFPAVLDGETERLKAAGAQGLIAPAFLIDKAVKQMEASLADAKAGGSMVESLVRRAGEAKIAGDWDARSAKIVEGPVAAALERQLAELKAQRPKAVMDAGMWARPGGDEFYAWALRASTTTRMTPDEVHAMGRAELAELHGRMDPILNKLGYTQGSVGDRMNALAKDPKYKFPDNDAGRAEIVAYIQTWLGKIRAELPRAFRTLVKGNVEVKRLPLAEEPGAPAAYGGAGSIDGSTPGRMWINLRTTELHSKYSLPDLTMHEAIPGHAWQGEYANKMPLIRTMLAFNAYSEGWGLYAEQLADELGLYDDFEVGRLGYLQSLAFRACRLVVDTGIHAKRWTREQGVEFFVKENGSNPLEVASEVDRYCSWVGQACGYKVGHSEIVRQRGRAQTALGAKYDLRDFDNVVVDGGNVPLDVLAKNVDEYIAKGGAKA